Genomic window (Solirubrobacterales bacterium):
GCTTCGTGCGGGCTGAACATACTCCGTTGCTCACTACACTTGCTGACGCGATGGTCGACGAGACCCTTAACCGTCCCTGTGGGGGGCGCTACGCGAACGTCATCGAGGCGGTCGGCAACACGCCGCTGGTCGAGTTGCCCCGGCTCTCGCCCAGCGCGGGCGTTCGCATCTTCGCCAAACTGGAGGGGCGGAACCCGACCGGCTCGGTGAAGGATCGGGTCGCCCGGGCGATGATCGAGGACGCCGAGGCCAGGGGGGCGATCGAGCCGGGCCAGACGATCCTGGAGCCCACCTCGGGCAACACCGGGATCTCGCTGGGGATGATCTGCCGGCGAAAGGGCTATCCGCTCAAGGTGGTGATGCCCGACAACGTCACCGAGGAGCGCACTCAGCTCTTGCGCATGTACGGCGCCGAGATCGTCTACTCGGAGGGCGCCAAGGGCTCGAACGGTGCCGTCGAGCTGGCCCTCGAGATGGCCGGTGCCGACACCTCCTACTACATGCCGTATCAGTACGGAAACGAGGCCAACCCGCGCGCCCACTACGACGGCACCGGGCCGGAGATCCTCGAGGAGCTCGATGAGGTCACGGCTTTCGTCGCTGGGCTCGGCACCGGAGGAACGCTGATGGGGGTGGGGCGGCGCCTCAAGGAGCACAATCCCGAGACCAAGATCGTCGCCGCCGAGCCGATGCAGGGTGAGCTGGTCCAGGGCCTGCGCTCGCTGGACGACGGCTTCATCCCGCCGATCATCGACCTCTCGGTGCTCGACCGCAAGATCATGGTCTCCAACCGCGACGCGATCGTCTGGACCCAGCGCCTGCTCCACGAAGAGGGCATGTTCGCGGGGGTCTCGACGGGGGCGGTCGCGGCCATCGCGGTGCGAATCGGATCCGAGCTCGATCAGGGGAACGTCGTCTTCATCGCTCCCGACGACGGCTGGAAGTACCTGTCGTCCGGCGTCTACACGAAGCCCGTCGAGGAGCTGGAGGGCATCGA
Coding sequences:
- a CDS encoding cysteine synthase, producing the protein MVDETLNRPCGGRYANVIEAVGNTPLVELPRLSPSAGVRIFAKLEGRNPTGSVKDRVARAMIEDAEARGAIEPGQTILEPTSGNTGISLGMICRRKGYPLKVVMPDNVTEERTQLLRMYGAEIVYSEGAKGSNGAVELALEMAGADTSYYMPYQYGNEANPRAHYDGTGPEILEELDEVTAFVAGLGTGGTLMGVGRRLKEHNPETKIVAAEPMQGELVQGLRSLDDGFIPPIIDLSVLDRKIMVSNRDAIVWTQRLLHEEGMFAGVSTGAVAAIAVRIGSELDQGNVVFIAPDDGWKYLSSGVYTKPVEELEGIDSVVWW